One window from the genome of Eublepharis macularius isolate TG4126 chromosome 15, MPM_Emac_v1.0, whole genome shotgun sequence encodes:
- the LOC129342839 gene encoding interferon-inducible GTPase 5-like: MGGKSSTPVVSCEHKEKSSKEEGNLPDLVTASGKSTLDIAVTGVTGAGKSSLVNALRSMNDFADGAARPDVIEGTKEPMGYPHPTFQDVTIWDLPGIGTRNFKAEEYLERVNYRQYDFFIIVSSGCFTIYDIQLSHAIRKMRKHFYFVRSKMDVSIKSEKRNPDFNEEATRQEVRKYCLDNLMKAGISSPKIFLISSWYWDKYDFPLLRRTFENETKGLRRQIFQPTLPPENKSDDKSNKPSKGSGIYIYLLQKALKIDLVKLRDALTGKNLEEGTEEIRKELEALENVKLDIAITGVSGAGKSSLVNALRGMTDYEDGRARVGIMQTTMEVHSYPHPLFPNVILWDLPGIGTPEFRPNDYLKKVNFSQYDFFMIVASERFTENDVLLAHEIQKMKKKFYFVRSKMDVSIDAKIRDPNYNMDTTVQKIRKYCGDNLTEIGESNPRVFLISRCDLDMYDFPLLQEALEKDLDDLKRQALIRAMPVFSREILKKKKAAMESIIWKLAILSCAIGVIPVPGLSLVCDLGILVSGMLLFYKVFCLDEESLQIVAKVFNKDYKVLKSAIKKSPMSSEITPKFVAILLARSLFCATLTVIELVLDFVPVLGSLVGGVSSFVTTFYMLRSFLKDIVEDAENVRAKATEP, from the exons ATGGGTGGGAAAAGTTCAACACCAGTGGTAAGCTGTGAACATAAAGAGAAGTCTTCCAAGGAAGAAGGAAATCTCCCAGATTTGGTAACTGCATCAGGAAAAAGCACGCTTGACATTGCTGTCACAGGAGTGACAGGTGCTGGTAAATCATCCCTCGTCAATGCCCTTCGGTCCATGAATGATTTTGCAGATGGTGCAGCCCGACCTGATGTGATAGAAGGAACTAAAGAGCCGATGGGTTATCCACACCCCACATTTCAAGACGTAACAATATGGGACCTACCAGGAATTGGGACACGCAATTTTAAAGCAGAGGAATACCTAGAAAGGGTAAATTACAGACAATATGATTTCTTCATAATCGTCTCTTCTGGTTGCTTCACCATCTACGACATCCAGCTGTCCCATGCAATTCGTAAAATGCGGAAGCATTTTTATTTCGTGCGCTCCAAAATGGATGTCAGTATTAAGAGTGAAAAAAGGAATCCAGACTTCAATGAAGAAGCAACTCGTCAAGAAGTCAGGAAATATTGCCTTGATAATTTGATGAAGGCCGGTATTTCTTCTCCAAAGATTTTCCTCATCTCCAGTTGGTACTGGGATAAGTACGATTTCCCCCTCCTGCGAAGGACCTTCGAGAATGAAACCAAGGGTCTCAGGAGACAGATCTTTCAACCAACATTGCCACCAGAAAATAAGAGCGATGACAA aTCAAACAAACCATCAAAAGGAAGTGGAATCTATATTTACCTCCTtcaaaaagctttaaaaattgACCTTGTGAAGCTGAGAGATGCCCTGACAGGAAAAAATCTTGAAGAAGGGACAGAAGAAATACGTAAAGAATTGGAGGCATTAGAAAATGTCAAACTTGACATTGCCATCACAGGAGTGTCGGGTGCTGGTAAATCATCCCTTGTCAATGCCCTGCGGGGAATGACCGATTATGAAGATGGAAGAGCTAGAGTTGGAATAATGCAAACAACTATGGAAGTACACAGCTACCCACATCCATTATTTCCAAATGTAATATTATGGGATCTACCAGGAATCGGGACACCTGAATTTAGACCAAATGATTACCTCAAGAAGGTCAATTTCAGCCAGTATGATTTCTTCATGATTGTCGCCTCAGAACGCTTCACTGAAAATGACGTCCTGCTGGCCCATGAAATtcagaaaatgaagaagaaattttACTTTGTGCGCTCCAAAATGGATGTCAGTATAGATGCCAAAATTAGAGACCCAAACTACAATATGGACACAACTGTTCAGAAGATCCGAAAATACTGCGGTGATAACCTGACTGAGATAGGAGAATCTAATCCAAGGGTTTTTCTCATCTCCAGATGCGATTTGGATATGTATGATTTCCCACTCCTGCAAGAGGCTTTGGAAAAAGACCTGGATGATCTCAAGAGACAGGCTTTAATTAGGGCTATGCCAGTTTTCTCAAGAgaaatcctgaaaaagaaaaaggctgccATGGAGTCCATTATATGGAAACTAGCCATTCTGTCCTGCGCTATTGGGGTGATTCCTGTCCCAGGTCTGTCTCTTGTTTGCGATCTTGGTATCTTGGTTTCAGGAATGCTACTTTTCTACAAAGTCTTTTGCTTGGATGAAGAGTCCCTCCAAATAGTTGCAAAAGTGTTCAACAAAGATTACAAAGTGTTGAAATCTGCTATCAAAAAGTCTCCAATGTCCAGTGAGATCACTCCAAAATTTGTAGCTATTCTCTTGGCCAGGTCATTGTTCTGTGCAACTCTGACAGTAATAGAATTGGTCTTAGATTTTGTACCGGTGTTGGGCTCTCTGGTTGGAGGAGTCAGTTCTTTTGTTACCACATTCTACATGTTGAGGAGCTTCCTGAAGGACATCGTGGAAGATGCTGAGAACGTCCGCGCCAAGGCAACCGAGCCTTGA
- the LOC129343718 gene encoding interferon-inducible GTPase 5-like, with the protein MGGKSSTPQESKENTFDVAITGASGTGKSSLVNALRGLSDFAEGAAQTDVIEGTTEPTGYPHPLFPDVTIWDLPGTGTPKFKANEYLRRVNFSQYDFFIIVAAERFTIHDIQLSHEIQKLGKHFYYVRSKMDEDIKNEKRKPDFSEEAALQKVRADCLGNLVQAGISSPQIFLISNSYWDKYDLPLLKRTLQNEIDDFERRASVAQKENPKSSTETPRSPGFGSVLSEAVLKIDLAKLKDAVSQRSLTEVTGEIRRELDALENVRLDIAITGVSGAGKSSLVNALRGMADFEDGAAEVGIIQTTMEVHAYPHPLFPKVTIWDLPGIGTPEFNPKDYLKKVHFSQYDFFIIVSSTRFTENDVLLAQEIHKMNKKFYYVRTKVDASLDAQRRKRDFSEEETLERIRKYCCDNLTEAGESNPRVFLISRWDLHMYDFPLLQEALENDLDDLKRHALILAMPVFSRKILKKKKAAMDGLIWKLALVSCGIGAIPVPGLSLVCDIGILVTGLLLFYYVFCLDEDSLRRVAKTVNKDYEVLKSAIKKCPMSSKITPELVTGLLARSLVCAALAGVEIAFYFVPVLGSLVGGITSFATTFYMLKSFLKDVVEDAENVRAKVAEP; encoded by the exons ATGGGTGGTAAAAGTTCAACTCCCCAAGAATCAAAAGAAAACACATTTGATGTCGCCATCACAGGGGCCTCGGGTACTGGTAAATCATCCCTTGTCAATGCCTTGCGAGGCCTGTCGGATTTTGCAGAGGGTGCAGCCCAAACAGATGTGATAGAAGGAACAACAGAGCCGACAGGTTATCCACACCCCCTCTTTCCAGATGTAACAATATGGGACCTTCCAGGAACTGGGACCCCTAAATTTAAAGCCAATGAATACCTGCGAAGGGTGAATTTCAGCCAATATGATTTCTTTATCATTGTGGCTGCGGAACGCTTCACCATTCATGACATCCAGCTGTCCCATGAGATTCAGAAACTGGGGAAGCATTTTTACTACGTGCGCTCCAAAATGGATGAGGATATTAAGAATGAAAAAAGGAAACCAGACTTCAGTGAAGAGGCAGCCCTTCAAAAAGTCAGGGCCGATTGCCTTGGTAATTTGGTGCAGGCTGGTATTTCTTCTCCACAGATCTTTCTCATCTCCAATTCATACTGGGATAAATACgatctccccctcctgaaaaGGACCCTACAGAATGAAATCGATGACTTTGAGAGGCGTGCCTCTGTGGCACAAAAGGAGAATCCCAAGAG CTCAACTGAAACACCAAGGAGTCCTGGATTTGGTTCTGTACTCTCAGAGGCCGTCTTAAAAATTGACCTCGCAAAGCTGAAAGATGCTGTGTCACAGAGAAGTCTCACAGAGGTAACAGGTGAAATCCGTCGAGAATTGGATGCATTAGAAAATGTCAGACTTGACATTGCAATAACAGGGGTGTCCGGTGCTGGTAAATCATCTCTTGTCAATGCCCTGCGGGGCATGGCTGATTTTGAAGATGGAGCTGCTGAAGTTGGGATAATACAAACAACTATGGAGGTACACGCCTATCCGCACCCCTTATTTCCAAAAGTAACAATATGGGATCTACCAGGTATCGGGACTCCAGAATTCAATCCAAAGGACTACCTAAAGAAGGTTCATTTTAGCCAGTATGATTTCTTCATCATTGTTTCCTCAACGCGTTTCACTGAGAATGACGTCCTGCTAGCTcaagaaattcataaaatgaACAAGAAGTTTTACTACGTGCGCACCAAAGTGGATGCCAGTCTAGATGCTCAAAGAAGGAAACGAGATTTCAGTGAAGAAGAAACGCTTGAGAGGATAAGGAAATATTGCTGTGATAACCTCACAGAGGCAGGGGAATCTAATCCAAGGGTTTTTCTCATCTCCAGGTGGGATTTGCATATGTATGACTTCCCACTCCTGCAAGAGGCCTTGGAGAATGACCTGGACGACCTCAAGAGACATGCTTTGATTCTGGCTATGCCAGTTTTCTCGAGAAAAatcctaaaaaagaaaaaggctgcGATGGATGGCCTTATTTGGAAACTAGCCCTTGTGTCCTGTGGTATCGGAGCAATTCCTGTCCCTGGCCTCTCTCTTGTTTGTGATATTGGCATATTGGTAACAGGGCTGCTACTTTTCTACTATGTCTTTTGTTTGGATGAAGATTCCCTCCGTAGAGTTGCGAAAACGGTCAACAAGGATTACGAAGTCTTGAAATCTGCTATCAAAAAGTGTCCGATGTCCAGCAAGATCACGCCAGAACTTGTAACAGGTCTCTTGGCCCGGTCATTAGTGTGTGCAGCACTAGCAGGGGTCGAAATAGCTTTTTATTTTGTACCTGTGTTGGGTTCTCTGGTTGGTGGAATCACTTCTTTTGCTACCACATTCTATATGCTGAAGAGCTTCCTGAAGGACGTCGTGGAAGATGCTGAGAATGTCCGGGCAAAAGTGGCTGAGCCTTGA